A genomic region of Nostoc sp. UHCC 0702 contains the following coding sequences:
- a CDS encoding tyrosine-type recombinase/integrase, translating into MKNNRNGQAAVFTLAEYSKIRKNIRAQKYKLLLDLAWFTGERWGALVQMKVSDVYDSDGNPRKSVTFRARTRKACGGKQKTKKTREVPVHSTLREVLSAYTPDSDSEWLFPARRNYTQGETSKHITLRYADLVFREAVERAGLASRGFSTHSSRRSFVTHLAKKGISLRIIQKLMGYADLKMLSLYIDVTDEDLEGAIATL; encoded by the coding sequence ATGAAAAACAACCGCAATGGTCAAGCAGCTGTTTTCACGCTTGCCGAATATTCTAAAATCCGTAAGAATATCCGCGCTCAAAAATACAAATTGCTTTTAGATTTGGCTTGGTTCACCGGTGAGCGCTGGGGGGCACTGGTACAGATGAAGGTTAGCGATGTTTACGATTCTGATGGCAATCCGCGCAAGTCAGTTACTTTTCGGGCCAGAACTCGCAAGGCTTGCGGGGGAAAACAGAAAACTAAGAAAACCAGGGAAGTGCCAGTACACTCGACTCTTCGTGAAGTATTGAGCGCGTACACCCCAGATTCAGACTCAGAGTGGTTGTTTCCAGCCAGGAGGAACTACACCCAAGGGGAAACCAGCAAGCATATTACTCTGCGCTATGCGGATCTGGTGTTCCGTGAAGCTGTTGAAAGGGCCGGTCTAGCAAGTCGCGGGTTTAGTACCCACAGCAGCCGCCGCAGCTTCGTAACCCATCTGGCCAAAAAAGGCATTTCCCTGAGAATTATTCAAAAGCTTATGGGCTATGCGGATTTGAAAATGCTGTCACTGTACATCGATGTGACTGATGAGGATTTGGAGGGTGCGATCGCTACACTATGA